The Paenibacillus sp. FSL R7-0345 DNA segment AAATCGAGCGGCAGTAAGCTAAAAAGTCCTCAGCCCAGGTATCGTTCCAGATCGAGCCGTACCCCATGGCGGGCCCCCCTGTCCTCAGCTCCGGCAGCACTGATTTAATCGCATGAACGGTGGATTCGTAAAAAGCGAAGTACTCTTCTTTGCTGCCTGCCCAGCAGACCCCTGCCAGATCCGGCTCGTTCCACACTTCAAAATACCACTGCTTCACCTCATCCGCGCCGTAACGGTTCAGACAATGCCGGATGAAGGCCCTGACCAGCGCTTCCCACTTGGCGGGATCAGACGGCGGACTGATATTGCCTCTCCACCAGAACAGCGTTTCCCTGGACCTCGCCAGCTGTCCCGGCATGAAGCTCAATTCAACAAACGGCCGGACTCCCTGCTCCAGAAGGAAATCATACAGCTTGTCCACATAAGACCAGTTATAGACCGGTGTGCCGTCGTCATTTTCACTGTATACCATCATCTCATCATTAAAAATGCCGTGAAACCGGATATACCGGAACGGGATGCTTCCCTTCAAGGCAGACAGCTGCTTCCGCCAATCCTCGCGCAGACCTTCTACGGCTCTTCCGGCCGTCGTGGTGATGTTCCAGTGCTTTTTATAAAATGCCGGTGTCTGGTCTGCACGAACCTCAATCCGCTCGGGGGCAGCCGCAAGAGCCGCTGACAGCGGAACACCGGACTGACCGGTATCCGTTTTGACGTCCAGATAGCGGTACAATGAACCTATGGCATTCATCGTGTCCATCTCATAATAGTCCCCGCTTGAGGATTCCTCATATGTTTTGGGCTTGCGGTTCAGGTTCAGCCGGTGCGGCTCCGGTGCGAGCGAAGCCTCCCGGTAGGAACCCGGCGTGCAGCCGTATTTTTCCTTGAAATACTTGTTGAACAGCTTCACGTTGGCAAATCCGCAATCCAGGGCAATTTCGGAGATGGTCTTATCGGTTTCCGCCAGCTGAAGCTGGGCCTTTTCCAGACGGATAAGCGTCAAATACTTTTGAAAGGGAATTCCGATTTTGTCCGTGAAGAAGTGGGAAAAATAATGCAGGCTTAAATGCTCGGAGTCCGCCATATCCTGCAGCGTAATCTTTTCATTATAGTGGCGGTCGATGTATGTGAGGACACTGTTCAGTCTTTTATAATCGTTATCCTTGCTTCCTTCTGCCACCGCCGGATTCGTCCCGTCCGAAAAATATCGCAGCAGGCATCCGCATAACATCTGTAATCTGCCTGTCGTGTAGCTGTGATAACCCGGAGATTTCTTGTTAATCTCCCAGACCATTTGCGCAAGATTGTGCTTGATGCTGTGCAGCCGCGATGGGTCCTGCCCGGAATGACCGGCAGAGTTGCAGGAGATGAACGCATTATTATGCAGCAGCTCAGGGCCGAACTGCAGGGTTAGCAGCACATTATCCTGATGGGTCCGCTCAATCTTATGAACCGACATACTGTTTATCACGAGAATATCATCTTCCTGGAGCGTATATTGCTTCTGGTCCAGATACATGTTAATCGAGCCGTGGAGAACATACAGGATCTCAACTTCCTTATGCCAATGAAAATCAATATGCTGCACGGAATTCACGAAGAGCTTCATCGGCAGATCGTCCTGATGCTGAATAAATTCGTATAGATAGCGAATCGTCTGCTCCCCCCTTCATACCGCTTATTATAGACATATCGATTTTAAGTTATCAATATGAGGGGGTATTCCAGCGGCTATTTGCAGCCTGCGGATCCATTCCTGAATCAGGATTGATATATTTCTCTGTTTAGATTAACTACTTCTATATGTGAGTATCTGCTTGTAGCCGCCGATAAGATTTCAATCACTTTATCCCGTAAAGATGGGGCTTTTTCTTTGTTTGCTTTTTTTAATGCCTCGCTTAGTTCTTCCTTGGTTAGTTCCGTGCAGTATGCCGGGGTTCCTGGCTGTTGTCTCCATGAATCAATTAATGAACCACTATCTACTGCATCGAACCCTAGTTCATTGGCCAGATTCATGATTTTTTGCTTTTGGTGCAGATCATTACCGGCAATCGCTGTGGCAATACGTCCGTTACTGCCTTCCGGAGTACCTTTATGTTCTAAGGTAAAGGCTAATAAATTATTGAAAGCTTTAATAATTGACCTGCCTAATTGATTTGATACCCAGACACTTTCAACCATCCCGTTCTCAATTTCTTCAATTTCACCGCTCATTTGAGGATAATAATTTGATGTATCAACAACAATTACTTCCTCCTCAAGTTTATCTACAATGTTGCGAATGCTTGGCAATGCGTGGAAAGGGATCGATATGATAAGTACATCGATATTGGTAATTGCTTCTTCGATACTCACAGGTGTTCCTGTGAGTTTCTTTCCTTCCAAACGTTCAATGCCGCGGGCATCTGCAATCTTAACATCATGCCCATTCTCAACCAGTTTTCGAGAAATATTTGACCCGATTGGCCCTGCACCTATAATTCCAAATCTCATTTTTAGTCCTCCTAAGTATTATCCTGTTTAATATTTAGCATGCTAATTATATTCACAAAAAGAAACTTAAAATAAGTTTCTTTCCAGCCGCTTCAAAAGCTCTCTCAAAAGCAAGCGTTCTTCCGGTAAAACGGAATGTAGTAATTTATCCTGCTCCTGTCTCCATTTGATATCTACCGGTTCTTCTAATTCTTTACCCTTATCTGTAAGAAAAATCCGCATTACCCTCGCATCCTGCTCATCACGCTTACGGTAAATAAATCCGTTTTGCTCCAGTGACTTAACCATGTTTGTTACTGTTGGGGGTTCACAATTTAGATGTTCGCGTATTTGCATTTGTGTAATCCCATCACCTAGCCACAACCGGTAAAGTAATTTCTCCTGGCCTACATACAGGTTAAGCTCCCTTAGAGACTCACTATAATCCCGGCGCATTTGGGAAGAAATCCGGTCTAACGACTGACGAATATCGCAATCAACCTTATCATTCATAGTCTACCCTCAACTTGTAAAGTATATTTAGCGGACTAACTATAACATGGTGAAATTGAGGTGTCCATCTCTCTGAATGGCTTCTTATTTGTTGGCATATCCTTGCTTGTTTAAATACTCCAGCATTTCGGGCAGGATACTTCTTTGAAGATGATCCCGGATGTGCTCACTCCACCCTTT contains these protein-coding regions:
- a CDS encoding NAD(P)-binding domain-containing protein; this encodes MRFGIIGAGPIGSNISRKLVENGHDVKIADARGIERLEGKKLTGTPVSIEEAITNIDVLIISIPFHALPSIRNIVDKLEEEVIVVDTSNYYPQMSGEIEEIENGMVESVWVSNQLGRSIIKAFNNLLAFTLEHKGTPEGSNGRIATAIAGNDLHQKQKIMNLANELGFDAVDSGSLIDSWRQQPGTPAYCTELTKEELSEALKKANKEKAPSLRDKVIEILSAATSRYSHIEVVNLNREIYQS
- a CDS encoding MarR family transcriptional regulator, translating into MNDKVDCDIRQSLDRISSQMRRDYSESLRELNLYVGQEKLLYRLWLGDGITQMQIREHLNCEPPTVTNMVKSLEQNGFIYRKRDEQDARVMRIFLTDKGKELEEPVDIKWRQEQDKLLHSVLPEERLLLRELLKRLERNLF